The Clostridium aceticum genomic interval GTGGTGAAGGGTATATATCCAACTTAAAAGATACTGAACAAAAGACCTTGGTATATGGAGATAAAACATTAATGGTAGAATTTAAGTTTAAAAAAGGAAGTGTGTTACCTAAACATAGCCATCCTTATGAACAAACAGGTTACTTGATTAGTGGACATATGATTTTATCAATCGATGGAAAAACCTATGATGTTCATCCTGGAGATAGTTGGTGTATTCTTGATGGACTTCAGCATAGTGCAGAAGCAATTGAAGATACGATTGCTGTGGAAGTGTTTGCACCAGTAAGAGAGGACTACTTACCACAAAAGACATATGAGGAGATGACGAAATGAAGTGTTCGCAAGCGAGTATAGGTAGAGTATTTATTTTGCGTTTAGAGCATGGAGATCAGCTGCCAGATACAATTGAAGCCTTTGCCCTTCAACATAAAATTCAGTCAGCTACTGTATTCTTTCTGGGTGGTGCTGAAAAAGATAGTAAGGTTGTGGTTGGGCCAGAGGAAGGTGGGGCAGAAAAAATTGTTGCTACGCTTACAAATCTATCAGGGGTAAGTGAATCAGTGGGGGTTGGGACACTGTTTGTTAATCAAGAGAAAATCCCAAAGCTTCATTTGCATGCAGCATTTGGTCGTGGTAGGGATACAGTTACAGGCTGTACAAGAGAAGGAGTAAAGATTTGGCATATTGGTGAGGTGATTATCTTAGAATTAATAAACCACTCTGCTGAAAGAAAAATAGACCCTCGAACTGGCTTTGAACTTTTGGAAGTATAAATGGAAGTGTAGATAAAAAATAAAGTCATCCTTTGAAAAATTTAAAGGATGACTTTGATTTAAAGCTCATTACAAAATTATAATCTAACTACGATCTTAAAAAACATATTGTTTACTATATGTTATAAAATGTTATAAAAAACTGCCCATAAGGGCAGTTAATTCGCTATAATTTATAATTTTACAACGTTCTCAGCTTGTGGTCCACGATTTCCTTGAACAACGTCAAATTCAACACTTTGACCTTCTTCTAAAGTTTTAAAACCGTCACCAG includes:
- a CDS encoding cupin domain-containing protein, producing the protein MFNKLSGEGYISNLKDTEQKTLVYGDKTLMVEFKFKKGSVLPKHSHPYEQTGYLISGHMILSIDGKTYDVHPGDSWCILDGLQHSAEAIEDTIAVEVFAPVREDYLPQKTYEEMTK
- the cspD gene encoding cold-shock protein CspD, producing the protein MKTGKVKWFNAEKGFGFIEVEGGDDVFVHFTAITGDGFKTLEEGQSVEFDVVQGNRGPQAENVVKL
- a CDS encoding PPC domain-containing DNA-binding protein → MKCSQASIGRVFILRLEHGDQLPDTIEAFALQHKIQSATVFFLGGAEKDSKVVVGPEEGGAEKIVATLTNLSGVSESVGVGTLFVNQEKIPKLHLHAAFGRGRDTVTGCTREGVKIWHIGEVIILELINHSAERKIDPRTGFELLEV